The following coding sequences lie in one Nocardioides sambongensis genomic window:
- a CDS encoding NAD-dependent epimerase/dehydratase family protein, with the protein MGDGRTVLITGVSRDLGRTFARRLASAPGVDRVFGVDVIPPRGDIGDVTFVRADIRNPVIAKVIAKEDVDTVVHMSVIATPGSAGARGTMKELNVIGTMQLLAACQKAESVRQLVVKSSTTAYGASSRDPAMFTEDMQPRRAPRTGYAKDVAEVEGYVRGFARRRPDVAVTLLRCANVIGPEVVSPLTSYLRLPVIPTVLGFDPRLQVLHEDDLHRVLQHAVTEGVPGTFNVAGDGLLVLSQALRRLQRPSVPLPSFAVGTMGSALRPTRKVDLSPELLAFLTFGRGVDTSAMRDVLGFEPTYSTEQAFAEFGATLAPAGGRADRVLGALASRLPDAEEDSARPAVGAPSFSIAGSEA; encoded by the coding sequence ATGGGCGACGGTCGTACGGTCCTGATCACCGGGGTCTCCCGGGACCTCGGACGTACGTTCGCGCGCCGACTCGCCTCCGCGCCCGGTGTCGACCGTGTCTTCGGGGTGGATGTCATCCCCCCTCGCGGCGACATCGGTGACGTGACCTTCGTCCGGGCCGACATCCGCAACCCGGTGATCGCCAAGGTGATCGCCAAGGAGGACGTCGACACCGTCGTCCACATGAGCGTCATCGCGACGCCGGGCAGCGCGGGTGCCCGCGGCACGATGAAGGAGCTGAACGTCATCGGGACGATGCAGCTCCTCGCCGCCTGCCAGAAGGCGGAGTCGGTGCGCCAGCTGGTGGTGAAGTCGTCGACCACCGCCTACGGCGCGAGCAGTCGCGACCCGGCGATGTTCACCGAGGACATGCAGCCGCGTCGCGCACCGCGCACCGGCTACGCCAAGGACGTGGCCGAGGTGGAGGGCTACGTGCGTGGCTTCGCACGCCGCCGGCCCGACGTGGCGGTCACGTTGCTGCGCTGCGCCAACGTGATCGGTCCCGAGGTGGTCAGCCCGCTGACGTCCTACCTGCGACTGCCGGTCATCCCGACCGTCCTCGGCTTCGACCCGCGCCTGCAGGTGCTGCACGAGGACGACCTGCACCGGGTGCTCCAGCACGCGGTCACCGAGGGAGTTCCCGGCACCTTCAACGTCGCTGGCGACGGTCTGCTGGTGCTGTCCCAGGCCCTGCGTCGGCTGCAGCGCCCGAGCGTGCCGCTGCCCTCCTTCGCGGTGGGCACGATGGGCTCGGCGCTGCGTCCCACCCGGAAGGTGGACCTCTCGCCCGAGCTGCTCGCCTTCCTCACCTTCGGGCGCGGCGTGGACACCTCGGCGATGCGCGACGTCCTCGGCTTCGAGCCGACCTACTCCACCGAGCAGGCGTTCGCCGAGTTCGGGGCGACCCTCGCCCCGGCCGGCGGCCGCGCCGACAGGGTGCTCGGCGCCCTCGCCTCCCGTCTCCCCGACGCGGAGGAGGACTCCGCGCGCCCGGCCGTCGGAGCCCCTTCCTTCTCGATCGCCGGCAGCGAGGCATGA
- a CDS encoding lysophospholipid acyltransferase family protein, which produces MAEENGRRESGAESPDAESPDAESPDAETPAASDVPPRVTVHEPHGIPAGDWLAAFQHASRELFGDQWEPQLARFLAFLRRRVTGDYTVDEYGFDAEITEKFFMAALRPIAQKWFRIEVRGADNIPSEGGALVVSNHSGTVPVDGLMTMVSIHDATGRYLRPLGADLVFRLPLVGSVARKGGATLACGEDAERMLRGGELVGVWPEGFKGIGKPYSDRYKLQRFGRGGFVSAAMRTGVPIIPLSLVGAEEIYPLVGNIPSLARLLGVPYIPITPFFPLLGPLGLIPLPSKWLLEFGEPIRTDEYEDGAADDPMLVFNVTDQVRETIQHTLYSLLMQRTSVFG; this is translated from the coding sequence GTGGCCGAGGAGAACGGTCGCCGGGAGTCGGGTGCCGAGAGCCCGGACGCGGAGAGCCCGGACGCGGAGAGCCCGGACGCCGAGACGCCCGCGGCCTCCGACGTACCGCCGCGCGTCACCGTGCACGAGCCGCACGGCATCCCTGCCGGTGACTGGCTGGCCGCGTTCCAGCACGCCAGCCGTGAGCTCTTCGGCGACCAGTGGGAGCCGCAGCTGGCCCGGTTCCTGGCGTTCCTGCGCCGCCGGGTGACCGGTGACTACACCGTCGACGAGTACGGCTTCGACGCCGAGATCACCGAGAAGTTCTTCATGGCCGCGCTGCGACCGATCGCCCAGAAGTGGTTCCGGATCGAGGTCCGTGGCGCCGACAACATCCCGTCCGAGGGGGGTGCCCTGGTGGTGTCGAACCACTCCGGGACGGTCCCGGTCGACGGCCTGATGACGATGGTCTCCATCCACGACGCGACCGGCCGCTACCTGCGGCCGCTCGGCGCGGACCTGGTCTTCCGGCTGCCCCTGGTCGGATCGGTCGCGCGCAAGGGCGGCGCCACCCTGGCGTGTGGCGAGGACGCCGAGCGGATGCTGCGGGGCGGCGAGCTGGTCGGTGTCTGGCCCGAGGGCTTCAAGGGCATCGGCAAGCCCTACTCCGACCGCTACAAGCTGCAGCGCTTCGGTCGCGGGGGCTTCGTCTCCGCGGCGATGCGCACCGGCGTCCCGATCATCCCGCTGTCGCTGGTCGGCGCCGAGGAGATCTATCCGCTGGTCGGCAACATCCCCTCGCTGGCCCGGTTGCTCGGCGTGCCCTACATCCCGATCACGCCGTTCTTCCCGCTGCTCGGGCCGCTCGGGCTGATCCCGCTGCCCTCCAAGTGGCTGTTGGAGTTCGGCGAGCCGATCCGCACCGACGAGTACGAGGACGGCGCGGCCGACGACCCGATGCTGGTCTTCAACGTGACCGACCAGGTGCGCGAGACGATCCAGCACACGCTCTACAGCCTTTTGATGCAGCGCACCTCGGTCTTCGGCTGA
- a CDS encoding DUF5667 domain-containing protein: MMGSAKTRRAEEFDALVSGRATHADADRYDELLEVVGALRAVPEVEARPEFVADLRSQLLAAAQRQERPALDDATARRLTPAQRRGAGERRLAAALGGFAVVAATGSMAMASQGALPGDVLYPVKRAMENAETNLATGDADKADALLEHAEVRLSEVEALAAQAESDADAINRTLEAFDSQSSEAARLALEDYNGGGDASGISDLRSFSDRSLTRLTALSGSLPEGARPTLITTAENLARIDNDAYDLCPDCASSLLIQLPEFTVRSLQPPADLVEDPELTDVPEITEDDLEAGKTIRPPGTGSSQEPRPGSSEAPRGEKPDQGEKGEKGDQDAPTEDDPLTEDPEDGGLLGNTVRSLTKGLGLDGGKDADGNEKGLLGGVVGLLGLGG; the protein is encoded by the coding sequence ATGATGGGCTCCGCGAAGACGCGCCGCGCCGAGGAGTTCGACGCACTGGTCAGCGGACGAGCCACCCACGCCGACGCCGACCGGTACGACGAGCTCCTCGAGGTCGTCGGCGCCCTCCGTGCTGTCCCCGAGGTCGAGGCGCGGCCCGAGTTCGTCGCCGACCTGCGCAGCCAGCTGCTGGCCGCCGCGCAGCGCCAGGAGCGCCCGGCCCTGGACGACGCCACCGCCCGCCGCCTCACGCCGGCCCAACGCCGCGGTGCCGGCGAGCGTCGACTGGCCGCAGCGCTCGGCGGTTTCGCCGTCGTCGCCGCAACCGGGTCGATGGCGATGGCCTCCCAGGGCGCGCTGCCCGGCGACGTGCTCTACCCCGTGAAGCGGGCGATGGAGAACGCCGAGACCAACCTCGCCACCGGCGACGCCGACAAGGCCGACGCCCTGCTCGAGCACGCCGAGGTGCGGCTCAGCGAGGTCGAGGCGCTGGCCGCGCAGGCCGAGTCGGACGCCGACGCGATCAACCGCACCCTCGAAGCGTTCGACAGCCAGTCGAGCGAGGCGGCTCGGCTCGCGCTCGAGGACTACAACGGTGGCGGCGACGCGAGCGGGATCAGCGACCTGCGCTCCTTCAGCGACCGCAGCCTCACCCGCCTCACGGCGCTGAGCGGCTCGCTGCCCGAGGGGGCCCGCCCGACGCTGATCACCACGGCGGAGAACCTGGCCCGGATCGACAACGACGCCTACGACCTCTGCCCGGACTGTGCCTCCAGCCTGCTGATCCAGCTGCCGGAGTTCACCGTGCGCTCGCTGCAGCCGCCGGCCGACCTGGTCGAGGACCCCGAGCTCACGGACGTCCCCGAGATCACCGAGGACGACCTCGAGGCCGGCAAGACGATCCGGCCGCCGGGGACGGGCTCCTCCCAGGAGCCGCGGCCGGGCAGCTCCGAGGCCCCCCGCGGCGAGAAACCCGACCAGGGCGAGAAGGGTGAGAAGGGCGACCAGGACGCGCCGACCGAGGACGACCCGCTCACCGAGGACCCCGAGGACGGCGGCCTGCTCGGCAACACCGTCCGCTCCCTCACCAAGGGGCTCGGGCTGGACGGCGGCAAGGACGCCGACGGCAACGAGAAAGGCCTCCTCGGTGGCGTCGTCGGCCTGCTGGGTCTCGGCGGCTGA